One part of the Moraxella sp. FZFQ2102 genome encodes these proteins:
- a CDS encoding porin family protein, translating into MKTLSKALLALSASSVLAMSANAAISYGASEAAQPYVGVKVGTIDADQIDGNVTAYGVYGGYNFDQNFGVEAEYLGTDTKDFTANNRALEGDVKTYGLYGTYRYNFNNTPIYAKAKLGVAKTEVDVEYRGNDAQYLNSDKTGVAGGVALGYKPTSNVGLEIGYNYLSKDANMAAIGAHIAF; encoded by the coding sequence ATGAAAACTCTATCTAAAGCACTACTTGCTCTTTCAGCTTCTTCAGTTCTTGCCATGAGCGCGAACGCAGCCATCAGCTATGGCGCTTCAGAAGCAGCACAACCTTATGTGGGTGTTAAAGTCGGTACAATCGACGCTGACCAAATCGACGGCAATGTAACTGCATACGGTGTGTACGGCGGCTATAACTTCGACCAAAACTTCGGTGTCGAAGCAGAATATCTAGGCACTGACACCAAAGATTTCACCGCGAACAACCGTGCACTAGAAGGTGATGTGAAGACTTATGGTCTATACGGTACTTACCGTTACAACTTCAACAATACCCCAATCTATGCTAAAGCAAAACTGGGTGTAGCAAAAACTGAAGTTGATGTTGAATACCGTGGCAACGACGCACAGTACCTAAATTCTGACAAAACTGGCGTTGCTGGTGGTGTGGCACTGGGCTACAAGCCAACTTCAAATGTCGGTCTAGAGATCGGTTATAACTACCTATCAAAAGATGCAAACATGGCTGCTATCGGTGCACACATCGCATTCTAA
- a CDS encoding sulfite exporter TauE/SafE family protein — protein sequence MIYLWFIIAGTIAGLCAGLFGVGGGMVIVPALIWILAYYGLPSEIVPHVAVGTALATIILTSISSMSAHHKRGGVRWEIFKNMAKGLVLGSLVGAWVATLIDGAMLQAILGGGAILMAVKMLFFPNQERLDVPPPADYKQSLAGVVIGLLSAVFGIGGGSLTVPYLSQNGVPMKQAVGTSAACGLPIAIAGALGFMWFGHADVSQMDVDGLIGFVHIGAFVSISIVSFVMAKVGARLAHALPAQTLKRAFGVLLMVVGAQLMVSGWL from the coding sequence ATGATTTATCTATGGTTTATCATCGCAGGGACGATTGCAGGACTGTGCGCAGGATTATTCGGCGTCGGCGGTGGGATGGTGATTGTGCCTGCGCTGATTTGGATTTTGGCATATTATGGCTTGCCAAGTGAGATCGTTCCCCATGTCGCGGTCGGCACGGCATTGGCGACCATCATTCTGACTTCCATCAGCTCGATGTCAGCACATCATAAGCGCGGCGGTGTGCGTTGGGAAATTTTTAAAAATATGGCAAAAGGCTTGGTGCTGGGCAGTCTTGTCGGTGCTTGGGTGGCGACGCTGATCGATGGCGCGATGCTACAGGCTATCTTGGGCGGTGGTGCGATTTTGATGGCGGTAAAAATGCTGTTTTTCCCCAACCAAGAACGCCTTGATGTTCCGCCGCCTGCTGATTATAAGCAATCTTTGGCAGGGGTTGTGATCGGTCTGTTATCGGCGGTTTTTGGTATCGGCGGTGGCAGTCTGACCGTGCCATACCTAAGCCAAAATGGCGTACCGATGAAACAAGCCGTCGGCACTTCTGCGGCGTGCGGTCTGCCGATCGCCATCGCTGGCGCGCTTGGTTTTATGTGGTTCGGTCATGCTGATGTCTCGCAGATGGATGTCGATGGCTTGATTGGCTTTGTGCATATCGGTGCATTTGTCAGCATCAGCATTGTCAGCTTTGTCATGGCAAAAGTCGGCGCACGCCTTGCCCATGCCCTGCCTGCACAGACGCTCAAGCGCGCTTTTGGCGTGTTGCTGATGGTCGTCGGCGCGCAGTTGATGGTGAGTGGTTGGTTGTAG
- a CDS encoding FtsW/RodA/SpoVE family cell cycle protein — protein sequence MPETVSPAKAGFDFINRLIQRLQHLPYVPSIRTLLLTSLGLLACLSLLMIASASIPFAQQHGMSDLAFFYRQLGYMILGLAAGYVVYKVKLKILASFELMVIGWIVTGVLLLATLIFGVDINGAKRWIDLGFGNFQPAELCKMVMIMTTAEYVVRRSADVRESVFYSFRLMIPCIPLCGLLILQPDFGSFAVIIATMLVLLFIAGSPLYQYVSVAVVAAGMLALFVITSDYRMRRISSIMDDPFNDFLGDGYQQANSLLALGRGGITGTGYGDSIQKLSYLPEAHTDFLFAITGEELGLIGSLVVILLEAVVIFSMMAISYMAFKRRQMILSYTVFGFAVMFFGQTMINILMNLGIGPTKGLTLPFFSYGGSSILISSMIIGYVLNVYENSPIIAANKESPRY from the coding sequence ATGCCTGAGACCGTTTCGCCTGCCAAAGCAGGTTTTGATTTTATTAATCGTTTGATCCAACGCCTACAACATCTGCCCTATGTACCATCGATCCGCACGCTCTTGCTGACAAGCTTGGGTTTGTTGGCTTGCTTAAGTTTGCTGATGATCGCGTCCGCATCCATTCCGTTTGCACAGCAGCACGGTATGAGCGACTTGGCGTTTTTTTATCGTCAGTTGGGCTATATGATTCTAGGTCTGGCAGCTGGTTATGTGGTTTATAAAGTTAAACTAAAAATTCTAGCCAGTTTTGAGCTGATGGTCATCGGCTGGATCGTCACAGGGGTGCTGCTGCTTGCTACCTTGATATTTGGCGTGGATATCAATGGCGCGAAACGCTGGATCGACTTGGGTTTTGGTAATTTTCAGCCTGCTGAGCTGTGTAAGATGGTGATGATCATGACCACGGCAGAATATGTCGTGCGGCGTTCGGCGGATGTGCGCGAAAGTGTGTTTTATTCGTTTCGCTTGATGATTCCGTGTATTCCGCTGTGTGGTTTGTTGATTTTGCAGCCTGACTTCGGGAGCTTTGCGGTGATTATCGCCACGATGTTGGTTTTGTTGTTCATCGCAGGTTCGCCGCTGTATCAGTATGTTTCTGTTGCGGTCGTTGCGGCAGGCATGCTTGCTTTGTTTGTGATAACCAGTGACTATCGTATGCGCCGTATATCGAGCATCATGGATGATCCGTTCAATGATTTTCTTGGTGATGGCTATCAGCAGGCGAACAGTCTGTTGGCGCTTGGGCGTGGCGGCATCACAGGCACAGGCTATGGCGACAGTATCCAAAAGCTGTCCTATCTGCCTGAAGCGCACACTGACTTTTTGTTCGCGATCACAGGTGAAGAGCTGGGCTTGATTGGCTCGCTGGTGGTGATTCTCCTAGAAGCTGTGGTGATTTTCTCAATGATGGCGATCAGCTATATGGCATTCAAGCGTCGTCAGATGATTCTTTCCTACACGGTGTTTGGCTTTGCGGTGATGTTCTTTGGGCAGACGATGATCAATATCTTGATGAATCTTGGTATCGGTCCGACCAAGGGCTTGACTTTGCCGTTTTTCAGCTATGGCGGTTCGTCGATTCTGATCTCAAGTATGATCATCGGCTATGTGCTCAATGTCTATGAAAACAGCCCAATCATCGCCGCCAATAAAGAAAGTCCGCGATATTAA
- the murD gene encoding UDP-N-acetylmuramoyl-L-alanine--D-glutamate ligase: MTTKRYAVIGLGGSGLSAVNFLVEQGHTVAVTDGNANPGLADQLPDGVARHFGQIDGVLLGSVDEIVISPGIDPRIESVAAAKARGIPVISDVQLFIDAIQARDVAAGTHTPIVAITGSNAKSTVTTLVGEMAKAAGLVTGVGGNIGTPALELLKINNLQIAVLELSSFQLEHISHLNAAAATILNISADHLDRHDGMDDYLAQKLRIFDGAVAAVICQDDAKLADTCKNTLQNLSPNAAIISTDSSLNKLAAEFYLYDDGQGLALYHEQTRLMAADALKIKGKHNLLNALSALALGSAAGLPMAAMLSVLAEFKGLPHRCEYVDKVDGKAYFNDSKGTNIGSTIAAIAGLGTVYGEGSLALILGGMGKGQDFSELSADVARWVDTVYLIGVDAPVIKAGLIAGDDGVQSKLVEIGTLDKAVAAASQSNAKAVLLSPACASFDQFKSYGDRGEQFVKMVQALRT, translated from the coding sequence ATGACTACCAAACGCTATGCTGTCATCGGTCTGGGTGGCTCAGGATTATCGGCGGTGAATTTTTTGGTCGAGCAAGGGCATACGGTCGCCGTCACCGATGGCAATGCCAATCCAGGCTTGGCAGATCAGCTGCCTGATGGCGTGGCGCGTCATTTTGGGCAGATTGACGGCGTGCTATTGGGCAGTGTCGATGAGATTGTCATTAGCCCAGGAATTGATCCGCGTATCGAGTCAGTCGCTGCTGCCAAGGCGCGCGGCATTCCTGTCATCAGCGATGTGCAGCTGTTCATCGATGCAATACAGGCGCGTGATGTCGCTGCTGGCACGCATACGCCGATCGTCGCCATCACAGGATCCAATGCCAAAAGCACCGTAACGACTTTGGTCGGTGAGATGGCAAAAGCTGCAGGACTGGTGACAGGCGTGGGCGGTAATATCGGCACGCCTGCTTTAGAATTATTAAAAATTAACAATCTACAAATCGCGGTACTTGAACTGTCAAGTTTTCAGCTGGAGCATATCAGCCACTTAAATGCAGCTGCCGCGACGATCTTAAACATCTCGGCGGATCACTTGGATCGTCATGATGGCATGGATGATTATTTGGCGCAGAAGCTGCGTATTTTTGATGGTGCGGTAGCAGCAGTGATCTGCCAAGATGATGCCAAGCTTGCCGATACTTGTAAGAATACCTTACAAAATCTCTCACCAAATGCTGCTATCATCAGCACAGATAGCTCATTGAATAAGTTGGCGGCAGAGTTTTATCTGTATGATGATGGGCAAGGCTTGGCGTTGTACCATGAGCAGACGCGTCTAATGGCGGCAGATGCATTGAAGATTAAAGGTAAGCACAATTTATTAAATGCCTTGTCTGCTTTGGCGCTCGGCAGTGCGGCAGGCTTGCCGATGGCGGCGATGCTGTCGGTGTTGGCTGAGTTTAAAGGTTTGCCACATCGCTGCGAATATGTCGATAAAGTCGATGGCAAGGCATATTTTAACGACTCAAAAGGCACAAACATCGGCTCAACCATCGCAGCAATCGCAGGGCTTGGCACGGTCTATGGCGAAGGGTCGCTTGCGCTGATTTTGGGTGGCATGGGCAAGGGTCAGGATTTTAGCGAATTGAGCGCCGATGTCGCGCGCTGGGTTGATACTGTGTATCTGATCGGCGTCGATGCGCCAGTGATCAAGGCAGGTCTGATCGCGGGTGATGATGGTGTGCAGTCTAAGCTTGTAGAAATCGGCACGCTAGATAAGGCAGTGGCGGCAGCCAGCCAAAGTAACGCCAAGGCGGTGCTGCTATCGCCTGCGTGCGCAAGTTTTGATCAGTTCAAAAGCTATGGCGATCGCGGCGAGCAGTTTGTCAAGATGGTGCAGGCATTGCGCACTTAA
- a CDS encoding phosphoglycolate phosphatase — protein MKKLLIFDLDGTLIDSANELAAAVNAMLTRLQLSCVDNNTVKSWVGNGSHNLVTRALNHHGQDDATAISAAHEIFLEEYAKIASDTSEYTGVSDGLKALKVRGLTLALCTNKPERFLPAILKQMAWTDLFDIVLGGDSLPTKKPDPAPLLHICQTLDIAIDDAAMIGDSKNDILAGQACGMATLALRYGYNYGEPIDLTKPDYAFDDFNELVAYVLKSA, from the coding sequence ATGAAAAAATTACTGATTTTTGATCTCGATGGTACGCTGATCGACAGCGCCAATGAGCTGGCGGCGGCGGTCAATGCCATGCTGACACGCCTGCAGCTGTCGTGCGTCGATAATAACACGGTCAAAAGCTGGGTGGGCAATGGCTCGCACAATCTTGTAACACGCGCACTGAATCATCACGGACAAGATGATGCTACTGCCATCAGTGCAGCACATGAGATTTTCTTAGAAGAATATGCCAAAATCGCAAGCGATACCAGTGAATACACAGGCGTCAGCGATGGACTAAAAGCCTTAAAAGTCCGTGGTTTGACACTTGCTTTATGCACCAATAAACCTGAGCGATTTTTACCTGCGATTCTTAAGCAGATGGCTTGGACGGACTTGTTTGACATCGTGCTTGGCGGTGATAGTCTGCCGACGAAGAAGCCTGATCCTGCACCGCTTTTGCACATTTGTCAGACGCTAGATATCGCCATCGATGATGCGGCGATGATCGGTGATTCGAAGAATGATATCTTGGCTGGGCAAGCTTGTGGTATGGCCACACTTGCGCTGCGCTATGGCTATAACTATGGCGAGCCGATTGATCTGACCAAGCCCGATTACGCTTTTGATGACTTTAATGAGCTTGTGGCATATGTGCTCAAGTCCGCCTAA
- a CDS encoding P-II family nitrogen regulator, whose amino-acid sequence MKLISAVIKPFKLDDVREALSEIGVNGITITEVKGFGRQQGHTEMYRGAEYVVDFLPKIKIEVACSDEMVDPIIEAIMKTANSGKIGDGKIFVTPLERVIRIRTGEMDETAL is encoded by the coding sequence ATGAAACTGATTTCTGCTGTCATCAAACCCTTCAAACTCGACGATGTGCGTGAAGCATTGTCAGAAATCGGGGTGAACGGCATCACCATCACCGAAGTCAAGGGCTTTGGTCGCCAACAAGGTCATACCGAGATGTATCGTGGCGCAGAATATGTGGTGGACTTTTTGCCAAAGATCAAAATCGAAGTCGCCTGCAGTGATGAGATGGTCGATCCGATCATCGAAGCGATCATGAAAACCGCCAATTCTGGCAAAATCGGCGATGGCAAGATTTTCGTTACGCCACTTGAGCGCGTCATCCGCATTCGCACAGGCGAAATGGACGAGACCGCCCTATAA
- a CDS encoding biotin--[acetyl-CoA-carboxylase] ligase, translating to MNIRAVDTMDDLHKEQSDWQKQWQAIWQKIHANHHHDALTDSTNTQLMTALTQGRLDPSRPHLWTADAQSAGRGQHGRSWVSGVGNMFLSLYVPMSVAADGFGLHRLSGLLSLSVGLTLSQLPIINAINDVRVRSGLGKVGVKWANDVGYYDDTRHLFQKLAGILIEPVYVRRDDKTGLVGVITGIGLNVKSSPLIKDGLYQATCLQDLCDAATIADVPTAHALYQPMCQAVCQAIHWHNQLDDERARLDFVDVFNQAHILTGKEIKVYARDEMQVVTQAGRCVGIDDQGALLLENAGSIERVFAGMIQSA from the coding sequence ATGAATATTCGCGCAGTTGATACGATGGATGATTTGCACAAGGAACAGAGCGATTGGCAAAAGCAGTGGCAAGCAATTTGGCAAAAGATCCACGCCAATCACCACCACGACGCGCTGACCGACAGCACCAACACACAGCTGATGACCGCGCTGACGCAAGGCAGGCTCGACCCAAGCCGCCCACATCTATGGACGGCTGATGCACAGAGTGCGGGGCGTGGGCAGCACGGTAGATCGTGGGTGAGTGGCGTGGGCAATATGTTTTTGTCCTTGTATGTGCCGATGTCTGTGGCGGCTGATGGCTTTGGGCTGCACCGCTTAAGTGGTTTATTATCCTTAAGTGTAGGGCTGACTTTATCGCAGTTACCCATCATTAATGCCATCAATGATGTGCGCGTGCGCTCAGGGCTTGGCAAAGTGGGTGTCAAATGGGCGAATGATGTCGGCTATTATGACGATACGCGCCATCTGTTTCAGAAGCTTGCTGGGATTTTGATTGAGCCTGTGTATGTGCGGCGTGATGACAAGACAGGATTGGTCGGTGTCATCACGGGTATAGGGCTCAATGTCAAAAGCAGTCCTTTGATCAAAGATGGTCTGTATCAAGCGACCTGCCTACAAGATCTGTGCGACGCTGCCACCATCGCCGATGTACCGACGGCGCACGCGCTGTATCAGCCGATGTGTCAGGCGGTTTGCCAAGCGATCCATTGGCATAATCAGCTCGATGATGAGCGCGCGCGATTGGATTTTGTTGATGTGTTTAATCAGGCGCACATCTTGACAGGTAAAGAAATCAAGGTCTATGCACGCGATGAGATGCAGGTAGTCACCCAAGCAGGGCGGTGCGTGGGGATTGATGATCAAGGGGCGTTATTGCTAGAAAATGCAGGCAGTATTGAGCGTGTATTCGCCGGTATGATTCAATCTGCTTAA
- a CDS encoding YifB family Mg chelatase-like AAA ATPase has translation MSFAKVHTRSVIGLNAPQVLVEVHLSQGLPALIIVGLPEASVRESKDRVRSALINSGFEFPNRRLTINLAPADLPKDGARLDLPIAMGILAASGQIDDKVLDGFEFIGELALNGELRDITGALSVARAIKSDTVKRTLIAPTANAHEAVKVGGVTVLAATTLDAVCRHLDVVSGINKNPADLLPIVDIPTQDDEVSYALDLADVKGQHHARRALEIAAAGGHSLLFKGSPGSGKTLMASRLPSILPPLTDEEALEVASIYSIAGVAHRFGERPFRQVHHTISSAALVGGGSKPKPGEISLGHKGAVFLDELPEFDRKTLETLRQPIEAKEIIISRANSQVSFPADFQLIAAMNPCPCGYHGDPSNRCVCRPEQVKKYQERLSGPLLDRIDLHITVPALPIDDLQNAPTGEPSSAVRTRVIAARNIAIRRQGKANYELTPRELDQVATLGDAEQQMLKIATARLNLSARSYHRILRVARTIADLAGSEQIGTAHIAEALSYR, from the coding sequence ATGTCATTTGCTAAAGTTCATACGCGTTCGGTCATTGGGCTAAATGCCCCGCAGGTGCTGGTCGAAGTGCATTTATCCCAAGGATTGCCTGCCTTGATCATCGTCGGCTTGCCCGAAGCGTCGGTGCGCGAGAGTAAAGATCGTGTGCGTTCGGCATTGATCAATTCTGGCTTTGAATTTCCCAATCGCCGCTTGACGATCAATCTTGCGCCAGCTGATTTGCCCAAAGATGGCGCGCGCCTTGATTTGCCGATTGCCATGGGGATACTTGCGGCAAGTGGTCAGATTGATGATAAGGTGCTTGATGGCTTTGAATTCATCGGCGAGCTTGCGCTCAATGGTGAGCTGCGTGACATCACAGGGGCATTGTCCGTGGCACGCGCGATTAAGTCTGATACGGTCAAGCGCACCCTGATCGCACCCACAGCCAATGCACATGAAGCGGTGAAAGTCGGCGGCGTGACTGTACTTGCCGCAACGACACTCGATGCGGTGTGTCGCCATCTGGATGTGGTCAGTGGGATCAATAAAAATCCTGCCGATCTGCTGCCCATCGTCGATATTCCCACCCAAGATGATGAAGTCAGCTATGCGCTTGATCTGGCTGATGTCAAAGGTCAGCACCATGCACGCCGTGCGCTCGAGATCGCCGCGGCAGGTGGTCATTCCTTATTATTCAAAGGCTCACCAGGTTCTGGCAAGACCTTGATGGCATCACGCCTGCCGAGTATTCTACCGCCTTTGACCGATGAAGAAGCGCTTGAAGTGGCGAGCATCTACTCCATCGCAGGCGTGGCGCACCGCTTTGGCGAGCGACCATTTAGACAGGTTCATCACACCATTTCATCGGCGGCATTGGTTGGCGGCGGCTCAAAACCCAAACCAGGGGAGATTTCGCTTGGACATAAAGGCGCGGTGTTTTTGGATGAATTGCCAGAATTTGATCGAAAAACTTTAGAAACCTTGCGCCAACCCATCGAAGCTAAGGAAATCATCATCTCGCGTGCCAATTCGCAAGTGTCATTCCCTGCTGATTTTCAGCTGATCGCAGCGATGAATCCATGCCCGTGTGGCTATCACGGCGATCCATCAAACCGCTGTGTCTGCCGTCCTGAGCAGGTGAAAAAATACCAAGAAAGACTCTCAGGTCCTTTGCTTGACCGCATTGATCTGCACATCACTGTGCCAGCTTTGCCAATCGATGATCTACAAAATGCCCCGACAGGTGAGCCGTCCAGTGCCGTGCGCACACGCGTGATCGCCGCGCGAAATATCGCCATCCGCCGACAGGGTAAGGCGAATTATGAGCTAACCCCCAGAGAGCTTGACCAAGTGGCGACGCTTGGCGATGCCGAACAGCAAATGCTAAAAATCGCCACCGCGCGCCTAAATCTATCGGCACGCAGCTATCATCGCATCTTGCGCGTGGCGCGCACCATTGCGGATTTGGCAGGCAGCGAGCAGATCGGCACAGCACACATTGCTGAAGCGTTGAGTTATCGCTAA